Proteins from a single region of Pseudomonas quebecensis:
- a CDS encoding glucan biosynthesis protein G — protein MVTGSALFCLFGAGQLWAFSLDDVSAKAKELAGQKYEAPRSNLPNEFREMKFADYQKIRFRNEKAEWADQNTPFKLSFYHQGMHFDTPVKINEVTADSVQEIKYDPSRFDFGDVKFDPKATEQLGYAGFRVLYPINKGDKQDEIMTMLGASYFRVVGKDQVYGLSARGMAIDTALPSGEEFPRFTEFWIERPKPGDKHLVIFALLDSPRATGAYRLTLRPGTDTVVDVKSQMYLRDKVSKLGVAPLTSMFLFGANQPSKVLNYRRELHDSSGLSIHAGNGEWIWRPLNNPKHLSVSNFSVENPRGFGLLQRGRNFSHYEDLDDNYDKRPSAWIEPEGDWGKGSVDLVEIPTADETNDNIVAFWSPEKLPEVGQPLDVAYRLHWTLDDAAFHSPDSAWVKQTLRSTGDVKQSNLIRQPDGSVAYLVDFEGPSLKKLLPDAPVRSQVSVGDNAELVENSVRYNEHTKGWRLTLRMKIKDASKPTEMRAALVQDVAPAEPEHVSTQVLKADKVLAKQHEKQAKKDAKDKEAKQPEAAPATPEPIKTEEVLTETWSYQLPADE, from the coding sequence CTGGTGACGGGCTCTGCCCTGTTTTGCCTGTTCGGCGCGGGTCAACTGTGGGCATTCAGTCTGGATGATGTGTCGGCCAAGGCAAAAGAGCTGGCTGGGCAGAAATACGAAGCTCCGCGCAGCAATCTGCCGAACGAATTCCGCGAAATGAAGTTCGCGGACTACCAGAAGATTCGTTTCCGCAATGAAAAAGCCGAGTGGGCCGATCAAAACACCCCGTTCAAGCTGTCCTTCTATCACCAGGGTATGCACTTCGATACACCGGTGAAAATCAACGAAGTGACCGCTGACAGCGTCCAGGAAATCAAATACGACCCGTCGCGTTTTGACTTCGGCGACGTGAAATTTGACCCTAAAGCCACCGAACAGCTGGGTTATGCCGGTTTCCGTGTGCTGTACCCGATCAACAAGGGCGACAAGCAAGACGAAATCATGACCATGCTCGGCGCCAGCTACTTCCGCGTCGTGGGCAAGGATCAGGTGTATGGCCTGTCCGCCCGCGGCATGGCGATCGACACCGCGCTGCCGTCCGGCGAAGAGTTCCCACGCTTCACCGAGTTCTGGATCGAGCGTCCTAAGCCGGGTGACAAGCACCTGGTGATCTTCGCCCTGTTGGACTCGCCACGCGCGACCGGCGCCTATCGCCTGACCCTGCGTCCGGGCACCGACACGGTGGTCGACGTCAAATCCCAGATGTACCTGCGCGACAAGGTCAGCAAGCTGGGCGTTGCCCCATTGACCAGCATGTTCCTGTTCGGCGCGAACCAGCCGTCCAAGGTGCTCAACTACCGTCGCGAGCTGCATGATTCCAGTGGCCTGTCGATCCATGCCGGCAACGGCGAGTGGATCTGGCGTCCACTGAACAACCCTAAACACCTGTCGGTCAGCAACTTCAGCGTAGAAAACCCGCGTGGTTTCGGTCTGCTGCAACGTGGCCGCAACTTCAGCCACTACGAAGACCTGGACGATAACTACGACAAGCGTCCAAGCGCCTGGATCGAACCTGAAGGCGATTGGGGCAAAGGCTCCGTGGACCTGGTTGAGATCCCGACCGCCGACGAGACCAACGACAACATCGTTGCGTTCTGGAGCCCGGAAAAACTGCCGGAAGTCGGCCAGCCGCTCGACGTCGCCTACCGCCTGCACTGGACCCTCGACGACGCCGCGTTCCACTCGCCGGACAGCGCGTGGGTCAAGCAGACCCTGCGTTCGACCGGTGACGTGAAGCAATCCAACCTGATCCGTCAGCCGGATGGCAGCGTCGCGTACCTGGTGGACTTCGAAGGCCCGTCCCTGAAAAAACTGCTGCCGGATGCGCCCGTGCGCAGCCAGGTGAGCGTGGGTGACAACGCTGAACTGGTTGAAAACAGCGTGCGTTACAACGAGCACACCAAAGGCTGGCGCCTGACCCTGCGCATGAAAATCAAGGACGCGAGCAAGCCGACCGAAATGCGTGCCGCCCTGGTGCAGGACGTTGCTCCGGCCGAGCCTGAGCATGTGTCCACCCAGGTTCTCAAGGCCGACAAGGTCCTGGCCAAGCAACATGAGAAGCAGGCCAAAAAAGACGCCAAGGACAAGGAAGCCAAGCAGCCGGAAGCTGCCCCAGCCACACCGGAGCCGATCAAGACTGAAGAAGTCCTGACCGAAACCTGGAGCTATCAGTTGCCTGCCGATGAGTAA
- the dtd gene encoding D-aminoacyl-tRNA deacylase, with product MKGLLQRVLGARVEVAGETVGAIDQGLLVLVAVEPSDTPESADKLLHRLLNYRVFGDDEGKMNLSLKDIDGGLLLVSQFTLAADTKSGLRPSFSTAAPPALGAALFDHLLLQAQQLHGKVASGRFGADMQVHLVNDGPVTFLLQT from the coding sequence ATGAAGGGCCTGCTGCAGCGGGTGCTTGGCGCCCGAGTCGAGGTGGCGGGTGAAACCGTGGGTGCCATCGACCAGGGGTTGCTGGTGCTGGTGGCGGTGGAGCCTTCAGATACGCCCGAAAGCGCCGACAAGCTGCTGCACCGGCTGCTGAACTATCGGGTGTTCGGCGATGACGAAGGCAAGATGAACCTGTCGCTCAAGGACATTGACGGCGGATTGCTGCTGGTCTCGCAGTTCACCCTGGCGGCGGACACCAAGAGCGGGTTGCGGCCCAGCTTCTCCACAGCGGCCCCTCCGGCCCTGGGAGCGGCGCTTTTTGATCACTTGCTGTTACAAGCGCAACAATTGCATGGCAAGGTGGCTTCGGGCCGTTTTGGCGCGGATATGCAGGTGCATTTGGTCAATGATGGCCCTGTGACCTTCCTCCTGCAGACGTGA
- the pip gene encoding prolyl aminopeptidase, giving the protein MQTWFPQIKPYARHDLAVDDTHTLYVDESGSPEGLPVVFIHGGPGAGCDAQSRCYFDPNLYRIVTFDQRGCGRSTPRASLENNTTWDLVADMERIREHLGIDKWVLFGGSWGSTLALAYAQTHPERVHGLIVRGIFLARPQDIHWFYQEGASRLFPDYWQDYIAPIPADERHDMIAAYHKRLTGNDQIAQMHAAKAWSGWEGRMLGLCPSPQHVERFSEPQRALSIARIECHYFTNHSFLEPDQLIRDMHKIAHLPGVIIHGRYDMICPLDNAWELHQAWPNSELQVIREAGHAASEPGITDALVRATGEMARRLLDLPPEEA; this is encoded by the coding sequence ATGCAGACTTGGTTCCCGCAGATCAAACCCTACGCCCGGCACGATCTGGCTGTCGATGACACGCATACCCTGTATGTCGATGAAAGTGGCTCCCCCGAAGGCTTGCCGGTTGTATTCATCCATGGTGGCCCCGGCGCCGGTTGCGATGCCCAAAGCCGTTGCTATTTCGATCCCAACCTGTATCGCATCGTTACCTTCGACCAGCGCGGTTGCGGTCGCTCTACGCCGCGCGCCAGCCTGGAGAACAACACCACCTGGGACCTGGTCGCCGACATGGAGCGCATCCGCGAGCACCTGGGCATCGATAAATGGGTGCTGTTCGGCGGTTCCTGGGGCTCGACCCTGGCGCTGGCCTATGCGCAGACCCATCCCGAGCGCGTGCATGGCCTGATCGTGCGCGGCATCTTCCTGGCCCGTCCGCAGGACATTCACTGGTTCTACCAGGAAGGCGCGAGCCGCCTGTTCCCGGATTACTGGCAGGATTACATCGCGCCGATCCCGGCCGACGAGCGTCACGACATGATCGCGGCGTATCACAAACGCCTCACCGGCAATGACCAGATCGCCCAGATGCACGCGGCCAAGGCCTGGTCCGGCTGGGAAGGGCGCATGCTCGGCCTGTGCCCGAGCCCGCAGCATGTGGAGCGGTTTTCCGAGCCGCAGCGGGCGCTGTCGATTGCGCGCATCGAGTGCCATTACTTCACCAACCACTCGTTCCTGGAGCCTGACCAGCTGATTCGCGATATGCACAAGATCGCGCACCTGCCTGGCGTAATCATCCACGGGCGCTACGATATGATCTGCCCGTTGGATAACGCCTGGGAATTACACCAGGCGTGGCCCAACAGCGAGCTGCAGGTGATCCGCGAGGCGGGCCATGCGGCGTCCGAGCCAGGCATCACGGATGCGCTGGTACGCGCGACCGGCGAAATGGCCCGGCGTTTGCTCGACCTGCCGCCTGAAGAAGCATGA
- the hutG gene encoding N-formylglutamate deformylase produces the protein MDKVLNFKQGRTPLLISMPHAGLRLTPAVKAGLIPEAQSLPDTDWHIPLLYDFAEELGASTLSAEYSRFVIDLNRPSDDTPLYAGATTGLYPKTLFDGVPLFLEGQEPSEEERATYLQKIWGPYHRALQEELARLKAEFGYALLFDAHSIRSVIPHLFDGKLPDFNLGTFNGAACAPELAGQLEAICARHPQYTHVLNGRFKGGHITRHYGDPAENIHAVQLELCQSTYMEEFEPFKYRADLAEPTQVVLKQLLEGLLAWGRKRYG, from the coding sequence GTGGATAAGGTTCTGAACTTCAAACAAGGCCGCACACCGCTGCTGATCAGCATGCCTCACGCCGGCTTGCGCCTGACGCCTGCGGTAAAGGCCGGGTTGATCCCCGAGGCGCAAAGCTTGCCGGACACCGACTGGCATATTCCTTTGCTGTATGACTTTGCCGAGGAATTGGGTGCCAGCACCTTGTCGGCGGAGTATTCGCGGTTTGTCATCGATCTGAACCGACCGTCCGACGACACACCGCTGTATGCCGGCGCCACCACCGGCCTGTACCCCAAAACCCTGTTCGATGGCGTGCCGTTGTTTCTGGAAGGCCAGGAACCCTCCGAGGAAGAACGGGCGACCTACCTGCAGAAAATCTGGGGCCCCTACCACCGCGCGCTGCAGGAGGAGCTGGCACGACTCAAGGCAGAGTTCGGCTATGCGCTGCTGTTCGATGCGCACTCGATTCGCTCGGTGATCCCGCACCTGTTCGACGGCAAACTGCCGGACTTCAACCTCGGCACCTTCAACGGCGCGGCCTGCGCCCCGGAACTGGCCGGCCAATTGGAAGCCATCTGCGCCAGGCACCCGCAGTACACCCATGTGCTCAACGGGCGCTTCAAGGGCGGGCATATCACCCGGCATTACGGCGACCCGGCCGAGAATATCCACGCCGTGCAGCTGGAATTGTGCCAGAGCACCTATATGGAGGAGTTCGAACCGTTCAAGTACCGCGCCGACCTGGCCGAGCCGACGCAGGTGGTGTTGAAACAGTTGCTCGAAGGCCTGCTGGCCTGGGGGCGCAAGCGTTACGGCTAG